A window of Mucilaginibacter paludis DSM 18603 contains these coding sequences:
- a CDS encoding MGH1-like glycoside hydrolase domain-containing protein, translating into MTAEQNRIEEHYAQKADWLKWGPYLSERQWGTVREDYSANGDAWNYITHDMARSKAYRWGEEGIGGISDDQQNLCLGLALWNGKDPILKERLFGLTNSQGNHGEDVKELYYYIDNTPMHTYLKMLYKYTQKAYPYQDLVEENQRRGKLDPEFELIDTGLFDDNSYFDVFIEYAKNTADDLLIQYTVCNRGVNDAVLHLLPQLWYRKTWGLGDGTAKPQMLYQGHNTVLMRSAALGDYYCYADGEAEFLFTENETNNQRLYQAQNSSPFVKDGIHNRVVNGDCSAVNPQHEGTKTAVWYKLNVPAQTSTTVKLRLSKNRQATPFVNFDEVFNQRKAEADEFYAEKHGSLSDEDEHLVQRQAWAGMLWSKQFFLYDVNRWLEGDPGLPAPPDGHRRGRNHRWKHFVAGNIISMPDKWEYPWFAAWDLAFHCLAMAPIDPDFAKQQLSLLVSANYIHPSGQLPAYEWDFNDVNPPVHALAAWDVYELDKKAKGKGDLLFLEDVFHKLLLNFTWWVNQKDSEGNNIFEGGFLGLDNIGVFNRSAPVPGGGFLEQADGTSWMAMYALNMLHISSELTMYNEVYENMAIKFVEHFLFIAGSIANMGEDSWGLWDEQDGFYYDLLRKPDGSYDRLRVRTLVGLIPLFAVNVFDDERWKKLPKLKAHLDWFMQQRPDLVKLVSYWKGTSGSEQHLLSLLRGHRMKLLLRRMLDPNEFLSDYGVRSISKVYEEQPFEYYLNGTDFSVRYNAAESETGMFGGNSNWRGPIWMPVNYLIIQSLYRFHNYYGNEFRVEYPTGSNQYHSLAEIAALLSKRLKSIFLKNENGERPVFGGHPKLNHDPHFKDYILYHEYFNGNTGKGLGASHQTGWTGLVSLL; encoded by the coding sequence ATGACTGCCGAACAAAACCGAATTGAGGAGCATTACGCTCAAAAAGCCGACTGGTTAAAATGGGGGCCATACCTTTCTGAGCGCCAATGGGGCACTGTACGAGAAGATTATAGTGCAAATGGCGATGCATGGAACTATATTACCCATGACATGGCTCGAAGCAAGGCCTATCGCTGGGGAGAAGAAGGTATTGGCGGCATCAGCGACGACCAGCAGAATTTATGCCTGGGCCTTGCCCTTTGGAATGGAAAGGATCCGATATTAAAGGAAAGGCTTTTTGGGCTAACCAACTCGCAGGGCAACCATGGCGAGGATGTAAAGGAGTTGTATTACTACATCGATAACACGCCTATGCATACCTACCTGAAAATGCTTTACAAGTACACCCAAAAAGCTTATCCCTATCAGGATCTTGTTGAGGAAAACCAGCGCCGTGGAAAATTGGACCCCGAATTTGAGTTAATAGATACCGGCTTATTTGATGACAATAGCTACTTTGATGTTTTTATTGAATACGCCAAAAACACGGCTGACGATTTATTGATACAATACACCGTTTGCAACCGTGGTGTTAACGACGCAGTTTTACACCTGTTGCCACAGTTATGGTACAGAAAAACCTGGGGCTTAGGCGATGGTACCGCAAAACCGCAGATGTTATACCAGGGCCACAACACGGTGTTGATGCGTTCGGCAGCTTTGGGAGACTATTACTGTTATGCCGATGGTGAAGCCGAATTTTTATTTACAGAGAACGAAACCAACAACCAGCGTCTGTACCAGGCACAAAACAGTAGCCCCTTTGTTAAAGACGGTATTCATAACCGGGTTGTCAATGGCGATTGCTCCGCAGTAAATCCGCAACACGAGGGTACCAAAACAGCTGTTTGGTATAAGTTGAATGTGCCTGCGCAAACCAGTACAACAGTAAAGTTAAGGCTGAGTAAAAACCGCCAAGCCACTCCTTTTGTGAATTTTGACGAGGTATTTAACCAGCGAAAAGCTGAGGCAGATGAATTTTATGCTGAGAAGCATGGCTCTTTATCTGATGAAGATGAGCACCTTGTTCAGCGCCAGGCCTGGGCGGGTATGCTCTGGAGTAAGCAGTTCTTTTTATATGATGTAAACCGATGGCTGGAGGGCGATCCCGGATTGCCAGCGCCGCCCGACGGTCACCGGCGTGGGCGAAACCACCGTTGGAAACATTTTGTAGCCGGCAATATCATATCAATGCCTGATAAATGGGAATACCCCTGGTTTGCGGCCTGGGATCTGGCCTTTCATTGTTTGGCAATGGCGCCTATTGATCCCGACTTTGCCAAACAGCAACTCAGCCTGTTGGTAAGTGCCAACTACATCCATCCGAGTGGGCAGTTGCCGGCCTATGAGTGGGATTTTAATGATGTTAATCCACCGGTACATGCGCTGGCCGCCTGGGATGTATATGAGCTGGATAAAAAGGCCAAGGGCAAAGGCGATCTGCTTTTTCTGGAAGATGTTTTTCATAAACTACTGCTCAATTTTACTTGGTGGGTTAACCAAAAGGATAGCGAAGGAAACAATATTTTTGAAGGCGGCTTTTTAGGGCTGGACAATATTGGCGTATTTAACCGTAGTGCTCCTGTGCCCGGAGGCGGCTTCTTAGAGCAGGCCGATGGTACCAGTTGGATGGCTATGTATGCCCTCAATATGCTGCACATCAGCAGCGAATTGACCATGTATAATGAGGTTTACGAAAACATGGCCATTAAATTTGTAGAGCACTTTTTGTTTATAGCCGGCTCTATTGCCAACATGGGCGAAGACTCGTGGGGGCTTTGGGACGAACAGGACGGTTTTTATTATGATTTGTTGCGCAAGCCAGATGGCAGCTATGACCGTTTGCGTGTGCGTACGCTTGTGGGCCTGATCCCGCTTTTTGCAGTTAACGTTTTTGACGATGAACGCTGGAAAAAGTTACCGAAACTTAAAGCTCACCTGGATTGGTTTATGCAACAACGGCCCGACCTGGTAAAACTGGTAAGCTATTGGAAAGGCACCAGCGGTAGCGAACAGCATTTATTATCGTTATTACGCGGCCACCGTATGAAATTGCTTCTGCGCCGCATGCTTGACCCTAACGAGTTTTTATCCGATTACGGCGTACGCTCCATATCAAAGGTGTACGAAGAGCAACCTTTTGAATATTACCTTAACGGGACAGATTTTTCTGTGAGGTATAATGCCGCCGAGAGCGAAACCGGCATGTTTGGCGGCAACAGTAATTGGCGCGGCCCCATCTGGATGCCTGTAAATTACCTGATTATTCAATCTTTATACCGCTTTCATAATTATTACGGCAATGAGTTCAGAGTTGAATATCCAACAGGATCCAACCAATACCACTCTTTAGCCGAAATAGCTGCCTTGCTGAGCAAGCGGTTAAAAAGCATATTTTTAAAAAATGAAAATGGCGAGCGCCCGGTATTTGGTGGCCACCCCAAATTAAACCACGATCCGCATTTTAAAGACTATATACTTTACCACGAATACTTTAATGGCAATACAGGTAAGGGATTAGGTGCCAGTCACCAAACCGGCTGGACAGGCTTAGTTTCATTATTGTAA
- a CDS encoding SDR family NAD(P)-dependent oxidoreductase translates to MNRFENKIALVTGSTQGIGAACAVRLASEGADIILNGRKFDERAEGLISQITAMGRRATFVAADVSATQNVVNLVNDAIKVYGSIDILVNNAGVEKNHNFLDVTEDEYDFVMDTNLKGIFFGIQAFVKYCVSYNKPGVVVNMSSVHEEIIFPHFAAYCASKGGLKMLTRNLATELAPFNVRINNVAPGAISTPINHALIENAELLEKVLKNIPMKKLGKPEDVAAVVAFLASADAEYVTGSTYFVDGGLTYHYEEQ, encoded by the coding sequence ATGAATCGTTTTGAAAACAAAATTGCATTAGTTACCGGGAGCACACAAGGTATAGGCGCCGCTTGTGCGGTTAGATTAGCGAGCGAAGGTGCAGACATTATTTTAAACGGACGAAAGTTTGACGAAAGGGCCGAGGGCCTCATTAGCCAGATTACAGCCATGGGCAGGCGCGCCACTTTTGTTGCCGCAGATGTTAGCGCGACCCAAAATGTGGTTAATCTGGTTAACGATGCCATTAAAGTATATGGTAGCATTGACATCCTGGTTAATAATGCCGGGGTTGAAAAAAATCATAATTTTTTGGACGTAACCGAAGACGAATACGACTTTGTGATGGACACAAACCTGAAAGGCATATTTTTTGGTATCCAGGCGTTTGTAAAATATTGCGTAAGCTATAACAAGCCAGGTGTTGTAGTTAATATGAGTTCGGTACACGAAGAAATTATATTTCCGCATTTTGCGGCTTACTGCGCCAGCAAAGGTGGATTAAAAATGCTTACCCGCAACCTGGCTACCGAGCTGGCACCATTTAATGTGCGTATCAACAACGTGGCACCAGGCGCTATCTCCACTCCCATTAACCACGCTTTAATTGAAAATGCGGAGTTGCTTGAAAAAGTTTTGAAAAACATCCCAATGAAAAAATTAGGCAAGCCAGAAGATGTAGCCGCGGTAGTGGCTTTCCTGGCCTCGGCCGATGCTGAGTACGTTACCGGATCAACCTATTTTGTGGATGGTGGCTTAACTTACCACTACGAAGAACAATAG